GCAATTAGTTTGTTGGTATGCTGTTTCCCAGACACTTATATTTCACTGCAACTCCCACTTACAACATCCAAATCCGTGTCCAGCCAACATGTTTCACAGTACACTCGGTTTCACCAGGGGACCAGGAGACTATGTGAATCAATGCCAGGGAAAAATCTCTTCAactcataaaaaaagaaaagcatctACTGTAGGTTAAATAGTTGGTTGGAAAAGTGACACATTTCTATTTTTACAGCAGATAATATTTGATTTGCCACTAGTGGTTACATTAGCTTCACTTGTACAACTATTGCACATAACaataatcaatctatctatctatctatctatctatctatctatctatctatctatctatctatctatccatccatccatccattcatccATCCATAGTCACGTAACTCTTTTGGTTATTGCGGTATTGTAGGCTTCTTACAGCATGGGCTGAGATGTTACAATACTAAGAGAGGAAAGGGAACTTTCTGGCTAGAAAAGGCGATGTAGTTTAGTGTGTGGGACCTACATAACTAACCTGACAGCTAGAGAATACGACACTACAGCCCAGCCTAAGTGTAAGTAACAAATTCTAACACTCTACTGTCTTCCACTTCTCTCTATATAGAAATTAATGCAATCTAACCTTTTTAAATGCCTATTTTATTGCATTGTACATATTTTTTACaatgtatacatttattattatgtaGACTAATAATCCATTAGTTTTAACAGCCAATCATTACTTGTACTGAACAATTAAGGATTATCATAGTGACATAGTACATAGCGCAGAGTTTACAACTCACGTAGAtgaagaaaataactttttttttctctttctatctATCACCAAATGTTCTGTAATGCTTATTAGGTTATGCCTTATGTTATTGAATTgtattgtatacacacatacaggtgcATATATTCTAATACCCTTATATACTCTAGTCCTTAACATTTTATATGTAACAGTATGTAGCAGCACCAACATTTTTGAATAATAATGACTTTGTTAACACTGAAAACATAAAATTATTAAATTGTTTGCATCTACATAAATTATTGCACCCAATAGTTCTTCATAAATATGGTTTAGCTATTATCTCTAAAGAAAGTCATAATGAATAGGTATTGCTATTGttaaatggtttttttttgtttaatataaCATATACATTCATTAATGCGAGATTTTCTTtacccactgtatataacagattaGTATTTAgagtgtgtgatactgtatagaATATGATAAAGATGGGTCATAGCCAATAcaatttttgagaaaaaaaaatgggatttAATTTTTCATAAACAAACCAAAAAGTAGATAGGGGAACATACAGAAATAAGGAAGGGGAGGGAAGGGTACATACCAGAGATATCAGTGCATCTTATGCAGAAGGAAATACGGTAGATTTTCGGCAATACAATAGGAATATGGTAGTGTTTTAgcaattaaaaaaacaagtgTGGGGACCAATTCTGGTCCGTACATCATCCAATCTTATTACAAAAAGTACCGCAATATACATTAGCAAGTGCCTTGGGAAAAAGGGCCACAGAGAGCATATGATTAGGTAGAAATGAGGTGAAAGGCATGTTATACCAAAATATCCAAATATACATGAGACCATAAGGAATGTTAGAAAATTAATCAATTTTGTGAAATGGATCAAATGTGGTTGACAGAACTAATCATCCAAAGTGTTTATTTGGATCCAACCTAGGAGCATATTATAAAGAACAAGGAAAAGGAAAGAGGAAGGCAATGCTGCCAAGAACGATATATAACCTGACAACATGTGCCGCCCATATCCTAATCATATAAAAACTAGACATGGTCCAATCACCATGTATGCAGAATGTAACACTGAGGTATGAGTTTTTAACTACAACAATGCTAAGAACTGTTGTAGTTATGTGGCCACACATGATTACTCCTTGCCTTGGTGTCAAGAGCGGCAACTTAGGCCTCCATTATGTGGCTGGTTGACCCCAAATGATGTGTGTCCAATTTAATAGAGTAGATCGACCGCCACTGATGTATGCCCAATATAAAAGAGTAGATTGACTGCCACTAATGTATGCCCAATATAATAGAGTAGATTGACCACCGCCGATGTATCTCCAATATAATAGAGTAGAATGCCCGCCACTGATGTATGTCTAGTATCATACAGTAGAGTGACCACCACCGATGTATGCCCAATGTAATACAGTAGATTGACTGCCACTGATATATGTCCAATGTAATAGAGTAGATTGACCACCACCGATGTATGCCCAATATAATACAGTAGATTGCCACTGATATATGTCAAATGTAATAGAGTAGATTGACCGCCACTGATGTATGCCCAATATAATACAGTAGATTGACCGCCACTAATGTatgcccagtataatacagtagaTTGACCACCACTAATGTatgcccagtataatacagtatattgaCCGCCACTAATGTATGCCCAATATAACACAGTAGATTGACCACCACTAATGTATGTCCAATATAATACAGTAAATTTACCACCACTAATGTatgcccagtataatacagtagaTTGACCACCACTAATGTatgcccagtataatacagtatattgaCCACCACTAATGTATGTCCAATATAATACAGTAGATTGATCATCACTGATGTATGCCCAATATAATTGTATCTTCTTTTTTAATGGCGTACATTTTTCAAATCCAATGGACAAAAAATACTTACCATGTGAATAATAGTGCATGTTTCCCACTAAAATAAGTCGGGCTTGTAGTCATGCATTAGTCCTTTCCGCCATCTAAACTTAAGCAAGAGGGTGCAGAGGGAGTAGAATGATGCATGATGGCAGGATTAGACCAAAAACCGCATTTATGTAGCATTTATTCATTCATATCTTTATATGAACTGAATACAAAAATCATAAGAGTATTTGAAAGTttagttaattttttatttttattttaaatgcacTGATGCATTAGAGATAATTTTGAATGTGTTTATCATTTTAAGTCAAGTGTGTATATACCATAGAAGCAAGCAATATCCAATATCCAATATCTAGTCTTTTATGAGAGGGGGCTTTGTTCACTGATACCATTTGCCATTGGAATGAGAATATAATTTTCTGTTAGAAAATCCAGGCTTGGGGAATTGTGGATAGAGAAACAGACACCAAACGCTGTTCTGTAAAGCCTTGCAAAACGTGTCATCCTAATAGGGGGGATATTTTGATCTTTGCTATGGTGGTTTGTCTCATCTATGCATACTTTGCCTTTAAATCTTGATCAATTTCAGTTATAATTGTTATTCATAAAAGTTTTAGAAGGCATATAAAACTTTAACCCATATTAGCCTTTCCATCTTAAAATTGACCTCCTATTGTTATTGTTTAGTGTTATTGTATACTCAGTATTTAGCTCCTATAAATCACGGGCTGATTATAGGCAACGCTCCTTTGGccaatatcaggctgtgtaaaccTGTCAGTGAGGAGCAGGTAAAATCTATTCATATCggttgcacatctccctgtgtaaacagggcatGTGCGACTGATAGCcatacatttaaatggccacataAACTATGCAGTTGTGTGTGCGGCCTAGCTGCTTGATTAATCTTGCtttctaaaggcactgcaaacaagctctGAGTTCACTGATCTGCGCTTGCTTGCATCCTTGCATGGCCccatattgggctgtgtaaagGGACTGTTATTACTTCTTAGCACCTATAGCCAGCACCGGTGCTGTATGACTACATTACACTGGCTGTGGGAGCTATGAACAGTTTTGAGTGGCTGGGAGTGTGGACTACAGCCTCTTTTAACAGATATACTTAAATGAAAATTTAAGTTTAAAATTATTTagaaaaatgattattgtgcaTGGAGTTGCACCATAATTATTTCTCAATAATTGTACACTTTAGGGTGTATTAAAACAAgataaaattgtatttaaatccTGTTTGTTTTCCTTCACAGAGCACCGATCTTGAGGCGGCATTGAGACAGAACAAAGTGCCAATGTCAAGGCGGTTCTTTGCACTATTGTCAAGAAACTGAATTTTCAAGAATTGATGGAAAAGAAGCTCATAACTTACTAGCAGGCTGCACCCATCTCTCAACATTGCAAGAAGATGAACGCCATTAAGTGTGTGTTGGTTGGCGATGCTGCTGTTGGGAAGACTTCACTTCTTGTCCGCTTCACATCTGAGACCTTCCCGGACAGCTATAAACCAACTGTGTTTGAGAACACAGGAGTGGATGTTTTCATGGATGGGGTCCAGATAAGCCTTGGACTTTGGGACACTGCAGGCAATGATGCCTTTAAAAGTATACGTCCAATTTCCTTTCAGCATGCGGACATTGTCTTGTTGTGCTTCTCCGTAGCTAATCATAACTCTTTTCTAAATGTGAGAAACAAGTGGATTACTGAGGTCAAACACCATCTCCCCCATGTCCCAGTGCTTGTTGTGGCTACCCAGACTGATCAGAGAGAGATGAACCACACCCGAGTGCCATGCATCAGCTCTGCAGATGGGAAACAGCTGGCACAAGATGTTCGAGCCAAAGGATACTTGGAGTGTTCGGCTTTAAGTAATCGGGGAGTCCAACAAGTATTTGAGTGTGCAGTG
Above is a window of Dendropsophus ebraccatus isolate aDenEbr1 chromosome 7, aDenEbr1.pat, whole genome shotgun sequence DNA encoding:
- the RHOH gene encoding rho-related GTP-binding protein RhoH; the protein is MNAIKCVLVGDAAVGKTSLLVRFTSETFPDSYKPTVFENTGVDVFMDGVQISLGLWDTAGNDAFKSIRPISFQHADIVLLCFSVANHNSFLNVRNKWITEVKHHLPHVPVLVVATQTDQREMNHTRVPCISSADGKQLAQDVRAKGYLECSALSNRGVQQVFECAVRTAVNQAKKRARRKRFVDECKII